Proteins from one Oscillatoria nigro-viridis PCC 7112 genomic window:
- a CDS encoding CBS domain-containing protein: MLQEEQLQHFLDSAPKLPVIKSSEPAGRPNSRALYSSPLDRAIDRHPLTVAPETPIAQVLALMNPMRVSCQLCGEKQNTVASAAKRSCVLVVEDNRPIGIFTERDIVKLTTVAACTVGMTIADVMTRSPITLKQSESPDIFTAMFTLRQHQIRHLPVVDEDSRLLGIITREAIHEALQPIHLLTNLRCAADVMTKEVISAPTTASALDLAQLMVKNRVSSVVIVKEQTQHPDRAIAPIQNYQIPIGIVTERDIVQFHALELNLSEILAARVMSAPLFCISPGDSLWSVHQSMQRHCVRRLVVVGSQGELLGVVSQTNLPQVFNQSEMYGTIELLQQAVDDRATQLQKANELLQQEILERQRAQEALRQAHDDLKKQVEERTAQLLESNELLRRDIIKRQRVEEVLRRKQTCLKNQAQQLEQTVRKLQQTQTQLVQTEKMSSLGQMIAGIAHEINNPVNFIYGNLSHASHYIKELLQLLELYQQHYPEPVSEIREAAAEMEVDFLVEDLSKLVSSMQVGTERIRQIVVSMRNFSRSDQSNVKLVDIHEGLETTLLILQHRLKPHGGHPPIQIIKEYGNLPHIECCAGQINQVFMNIIGNAIDALDEEIHKGEWAQRDAKNSPLSNPSSPLTLPTITIRTEVVGGDFVAIRISDNGRGIPEEIRRQLFDPFFTTKPVGKGTGLGLSISYHLVVEQHGGRLDCVSEAGRGTEFAIEIPIVSSH; this comes from the coding sequence ATGCTACAAGAAGAACAATTACAGCATTTCCTAGATTCAGCCCCGAAGTTGCCGGTAATTAAATCATCAGAACCCGCCGGACGGCCTAACAGCCGGGCGCTCTACTCGTCACCTTTAGATCGGGCGATCGACCGCCACCCCCTCACCGTGGCTCCAGAAACCCCGATCGCCCAGGTGTTGGCCCTCATGAACCCGATGCGCGTCTCATGTCAGCTTTGCGGCGAAAAACAAAACACTGTTGCTAGCGCAGCCAAGCGCAGTTGCGTCTTAGTCGTCGAAGATAATCGACCGATTGGCATTTTTACAGAACGGGATATCGTCAAGCTAACTACCGTCGCAGCTTGTACGGTAGGAATGACAATTGCTGACGTAATGACTCGATCGCCCATTACCCTCAAACAATCCGAGTCTCCAGATATTTTCACAGCTATGTTCACGTTGCGCCAGCACCAGATCCGGCATTTGCCCGTAGTGGACGAGGACTCGCGACTTCTCGGCATCATCACCCGCGAAGCCATTCACGAAGCCCTGCAACCGATTCACTTGCTAACCAATTTGCGCTGTGCTGCAGATGTCATGACGAAAGAAGTCATTTCAGCCCCAACAACTGCCTCAGCCCTCGATTTAGCCCAGCTCATGGTCAAGAATCGAGTTAGTTCCGTCGTCATTGTCAAAGAGCAAACTCAGCATCCCGATCGGGCGATCGCACCAATACAAAATTACCAAATTCCGATCGGCATCGTCACCGAGCGCGACATCGTGCAGTTTCACGCCCTCGAATTAAACCTCTCCGAAATCCTAGCAGCAAGGGTCATGAGTGCGCCTTTATTTTGCATATCTCCCGGCGATTCCCTCTGGAGTGTCCACCAGTCCATGCAGCGCCACTGCGTCCGCCGTTTGGTAGTAGTGGGCAGCCAGGGAGAACTTTTGGGTGTTGTGTCTCAGACAAATTTGCCGCAAGTTTTTAACCAATCTGAAATGTATGGGACGATCGAGCTGTTGCAACAAGCAGTGGACGATCGAGCCACCCAATTGCAGAAAGCCAACGAACTTTTGCAGCAAGAAATTTTAGAGCGGCAGCGGGCCCAAGAAGCCCTGCGCCAAGCTCACGACGACTTAAAAAAACAAGTTGAAGAACGCACCGCTCAACTTTTAGAATCAAATGAATTGTTGAGACGGGATATTATCAAGCGCCAGCGAGTCGAAGAAGTGCTGCGGCGAAAGCAAACTTGCTTGAAAAATCAAGCGCAGCAATTAGAGCAAACTGTGCGAAAGTTGCAGCAAACTCAAACTCAATTAGTGCAAACCGAAAAAATGTCTTCTTTGGGACAAATGATTGCCGGTATCGCTCACGAAATTAACAATCCTGTTAATTTTATCTACGGCAACCTTTCCCATGCCAGCCACTACATCAAAGAATTGCTCCAACTTTTGGAACTTTACCAGCAGCACTATCCCGAACCAGTCTCAGAAATTCGGGAAGCAGCAGCAGAGATGGAAGTCGATTTTTTGGTAGAAGACTTATCTAAGCTAGTGTCTTCTATGCAAGTAGGAACCGAGCGCATCCGCCAAATAGTTGTGTCGATGCGTAATTTTTCCAGATCCGATCAATCTAACGTCAAGCTCGTTGACATTCACGAGGGACTCGAAACCACTTTGTTGATTTTGCAGCACCGGCTCAAACCCCACGGCGGACATCCACCTATCCAGATTATTAAAGAATATGGCAATTTGCCCCACATCGAGTGCTGTGCCGGTCAGATCAATCAGGTGTTCATGAATATTATCGGCAATGCTATTGATGCTTTGGATGAAGAAATCCACAAAGGGGAATGGGCCCAGAGAGATGCGAAAAATTCACCCCTGTCAAATCCTAGTTCTCCATTGACTCTTCCCACTATTACAATTCGTACTGAAGTTGTTGGTGGTGATTTTGTCGCGATCCGCATTTCCGACAACGGGCGGGGCATACCGGAGGAGATTCGCCGCCAATTATTTGACCCGTTTTTTACTACCAAACCAGTCGGCAAGGGCACTGGGTTGGGACTGTCGATTTCTTACCATTTAGTTGTCGAACAGCACGGGGGGCGGCTAGACTGCGTTTCCGAAGCTGGACGGGGTACTGAATTTGCGATCGAGATTCCGATCGTCAGTTCTCATTAG
- the bchL gene encoding ferredoxin:protochlorophyllide reductase (ATP-dependent) iron-sulfur ATP-binding protein: MKLAVYGKGGIGKSTTSCNISVALAKRGKKVLQIGCDPKHDSTFTLTGFLIPTIIDTLQQKDYHYEDVWPEDVIYKGYGGVDCVEAGGPPAGAGCGGYVVGETVKLLKELNAFDEYDIILFDVLGDVVCGGFAAPLNYADYCMIVTDNGFDALFAANRIAASVREKARTHPLRLAGLIGNRTSKRDLIDKYIDSVPMPVLEVLPLIEDIRVSRVKGKTLFEMAESDPSLNYVCDYYLNIADQILARPEGVVPNDTPDRELFALLSDFYLNPVQPVVKKEEDELDLMMV, encoded by the coding sequence GTGAAACTCGCAGTTTACGGAAAAGGTGGAATTGGCAAATCGACAACAAGCTGCAACATCTCCGTTGCCCTAGCCAAGCGCGGCAAGAAAGTTTTGCAAATCGGTTGCGATCCAAAGCACGACAGCACATTTACCCTCACTGGCTTCTTGATCCCCACAATTATTGACACCCTTCAGCAAAAGGACTATCACTACGAAGACGTTTGGCCCGAAGATGTCATATACAAAGGCTACGGCGGCGTTGACTGCGTAGAAGCAGGCGGCCCTCCCGCAGGAGCTGGCTGCGGCGGCTATGTAGTCGGCGAAACCGTCAAACTCCTCAAAGAACTCAATGCCTTCGACGAATACGACATCATCCTGTTCGACGTGCTCGGTGACGTAGTGTGCGGCGGTTTTGCAGCCCCCTTGAACTACGCCGATTACTGCATGATTGTTACCGACAACGGGTTCGACGCTTTATTTGCAGCCAACCGCATCGCCGCCTCAGTCCGCGAAAAAGCCCGCACTCACCCGTTGCGGCTCGCTGGTTTAATTGGCAACCGCACCTCAAAGCGCGACTTGATCGACAAGTACATTGACTCTGTACCCATGCCGGTGCTGGAAGTGCTGCCCCTGATTGAAGACATCCGAGTTTCTCGCGTCAAAGGCAAAACATTGTTTGAGATGGCCGAAAGCGATCCTTCCCTCAACTACGTCTGCGATTACTACCTCAACATCGCTGACCAGATTTTGGCAAGGCCCGAAGGAGTAGTACCCAACGACACGCCCGATCGCGAATTATTCGCCTTACTTTCAGATTTTTATCTAAATCCAGTGCAACCGGTGGTCAAGAAGGAGGAAGATGAGCTAGACCTGATGATGGTTTAA
- a CDS encoding DUF5331 domain-containing protein: protein MAFFDTFSVALKQKWLDYYQVNRAWLLLHMTADNTVATPDGGKRPVSYLILGIAAALEPELQQLMLPFSKLKPDADSLIEVLGLNFDPDIALGMPSNIAQQTIGTSPTPAATQTATTAPAVAQTATAAPAAAQTATAAPAAKSNKLGGAALAAAGVAAGVAGAAGLAAAASALSSEEESFDEFEEEAVSDFDMGDEEEEAVSDFDMGDEEEEAVSDFDMGDEEEEAVSDFDMGDEEEEASALDGLGLEEDEEDAVSDFDMGDDEEDAVSDFDMGDDEEDAVSDFDMGDDEEEEALALGGLDLGDDDEEEEALALGGLDLGDDEEEEASALGGLDLGDDEEEEASQFGTLTSGDLESEISDPFGEEDAEFVAEEIPDPFGTATSDDLDMDLGDLDDDGIDDFSVSDDDDLDDLGLDDLGEATTGDPDEDDLDALGLGDLDSDDEDEEISGFLSDFK, encoded by the coding sequence ATGGCTTTTTTTGATACTTTTTCAGTTGCTCTCAAACAGAAGTGGTTGGACTACTACCAGGTAAATCGGGCTTGGCTGCTCCTGCACATGACGGCTGACAACACGGTCGCCACACCCGACGGCGGGAAAAGGCCTGTTTCTTACCTCATCCTGGGAATTGCGGCTGCCCTGGAGCCGGAACTCCAGCAATTAATGCTGCCCTTCTCAAAACTAAAGCCGGATGCAGACAGCCTGATCGAAGTGTTGGGACTCAATTTTGACCCGGACATCGCGCTGGGTATGCCCTCAAATATCGCGCAGCAGACGATCGGCACATCTCCAACACCCGCAGCCACTCAAACTGCAACTACTGCACCCGCAGTCGCTCAAACTGCCACTGCTGCACCCGCAGCCGCTCAAACTGCCACTGCTGCACCCGCAGCCAAATCAAATAAATTGGGCGGTGCTGCCTTAGCAGCAGCCGGAGTCGCCGCCGGAGTCGCCGGAGCAGCCGGTCTGGCAGCAGCAGCGTCAGCACTGAGCTCCGAGGAGGAATCCTTCGATGAGTTTGAGGAAGAAGCGGTCTCCGACTTCGACATGGGCGATGAGGAGGAAGAAGCGGTCTCCGACTTCGACATGGGCGATGAGGAGGAAGAAGCGGTCTCCGACTTCGACATGGGCGATGAGGAGGAAGAAGCGGTCTCCGACTTCGACATGGGCGATGAGGAGGAAGAAGCCTCGGCTTTGGACGGTCTCGGTCTCGAAGAGGATGAGGAAGACGCCGTATCTGACTTCGATATGGGCGACGATGAGGAAGACGCCGTATCTGACTTTGATATGGGCGACGATGAGGAAGACGCCGTATCTGACTTTGATATGGGTGATGATGAGGAAGAAGAAGCCTTGGCTTTGGGCGGTCTCGACCTCGGCGATGATGATGAGGAAGAAGAAGCCTTGGCTTTGGGCGGTCTCGACCTCGGCGATGACGAGGAAGAAGAAGCCTCGGCTTTGGGCGGTCTCGACCTCGGCGATGACGAGGAAGAAGAAGCCTCACAATTTGGGACTTTGACCTCTGGAGATCTCGAATCGGAGATTTCCGATCCGTTTGGGGAAGAAGATGCAGAGTTTGTCGCCGAAGAAATACCCGATCCTTTTGGGACAGCGACCTCAGATGACCTAGACATGGATCTGGGCGACTTGGACGATGACGGTATTGACGATTTCTCTGTATCTGATGACGATGACCTCGACGATCTCGGACTCGACGATCTGGGGGAAGCAACTACCGGAGATCCTGACGAAGATGATTTAGATGCTCTAGGTCTCGGCGATTTGGATTCCGACGATGAGGATGAAGAAATTTCCGGCTTTTTATCTGATTTTAAGTGA
- a CDS encoding ferredoxin:protochlorophyllide reductase (ATP-dependent) subunit N has product MTAITTNEPEALNFECETGNYHTFCPISCVAWLYQKIEDSFFLVIGTKTCGYFLQNAMGVMIFAEPRYAMAELEEGDISAQLNDYDELKRLCLQIKRDRNPSVIVWIGTCTTEIIKMDLEGLAPKLEAEIGIPIVTARANGLDYAFTQGEDTVLAAMAAKCPDKAPVVEAQKQERNAISQLLNFGKKKEEVAADESEYVKHTPLVLFGSLPDPVVTQLTLELKKQGIKVSGWLPSKRYTELPVLEEGYYVSGMNPFLSRTASTLMRRRKCKLIGAPFPIGPDGTRAWIEKICSVLGIEPKGLDEREAQIWAGLEDYLQIIRGKSVFFMGDNLLEISLARFLIRCGMTCPEIGIPYMDKRYQAAELALLEKTCQEMGVPTPRIVEKPDNYNQLQRIYEQNIDLVITGMAHANPLEARGINTKWSVEFTFAQIHGFGNARDILELVTRPLRRNNSLKDLGWGDLVKKEAKV; this is encoded by the coding sequence ATGACTGCTATTACTACTAATGAACCGGAAGCTTTAAACTTTGAATGCGAAACAGGCAATTATCACACTTTTTGTCCGATTAGCTGCGTAGCTTGGCTTTATCAAAAAATTGAAGATAGTTTTTTCTTGGTCATCGGTACCAAGACTTGCGGCTATTTCTTGCAAAACGCCATGGGCGTGATGATTTTTGCTGAGCCTCGCTATGCGATGGCTGAGTTGGAAGAGGGCGATATTTCCGCTCAGTTAAACGATTATGATGAGTTGAAGCGGCTGTGCTTGCAAATTAAGCGCGATCGCAACCCCAGTGTAATTGTTTGGATCGGCACTTGCACCACCGAAATCATCAAAATGGACTTGGAAGGGTTAGCGCCGAAACTCGAAGCAGAAATTGGCATTCCCATCGTCACAGCCCGCGCTAACGGCTTGGATTACGCTTTTACTCAAGGGGAAGATACCGTTTTGGCAGCTATGGCTGCTAAATGCCCTGACAAAGCTCCGGTTGTAGAAGCTCAGAAGCAAGAAAGAAATGCTATCTCTCAACTGCTGAATTTCGGCAAGAAAAAAGAGGAAGTTGCAGCAGATGAATCGGAATATGTCAAGCACACACCGCTGGTACTTTTCGGTTCTTTGCCCGACCCGGTTGTTACTCAGCTAACTCTAGAATTGAAGAAGCAAGGAATCAAAGTTTCCGGTTGGCTTCCTTCCAAGCGCTACACTGAATTGCCAGTCTTGGAAGAAGGTTATTATGTATCGGGCATGAATCCGTTCTTGTCGCGCACAGCTTCTACGTTGATGCGCCGCCGCAAGTGCAAGCTAATTGGTGCGCCATTCCCGATCGGCCCTGACGGAACTCGCGCTTGGATTGAGAAGATTTGCTCAGTGTTGGGAATTGAACCAAAAGGTTTGGACGAACGGGAAGCGCAAATTTGGGCTGGTTTGGAAGATTACCTGCAAATCATTCGCGGCAAATCTGTCTTCTTTATGGGAGACAATTTGCTGGAGATTTCTTTAGCACGTTTCTTGATTCGCTGCGGCATGACTTGCCCGGAAATTGGCATTCCTTACATGGACAAGCGCTATCAGGCGGCCGAATTGGCGTTGTTAGAAAAGACTTGTCAGGAGATGGGAGTTCCTACTCCTCGGATTGTGGAGAAACCAGACAATTACAATCAGTTGCAGCGGATTTACGAGCAGAATATTGACTTGGTGATTACAGGTATGGCTCACGCTAATCCTTTGGAAGCGCGGGGAATTAATACTAAATGGTCTGTTGAGTTCACTTTTGCTCAGATTCACGGCTTTGGTAATGCGCGGGATATTTTGGAGTTGGTGACTCGTCCGCTGCGCCGGAATAATTCGCTGAAGGATTTGGGCTGGGGTGATTTGGTGAAGAAAGAAGCGAAGGTTTAG
- a CDS encoding type II toxin-antitoxin system HicA family toxin, with amino-acid sequence MGKLGKLVEQFLANPPEVRFDDVCYILTAFGFEEKRSKGSHHTFRNADGLKITVSKKGGKKVKGVYVKQIVVLLKLEEWSDESEDESQA; translated from the coding sequence ATGGGCAAGTTAGGAAAACTGGTAGAACAATTTTTAGCAAATCCACCAGAAGTGCGGTTTGACGATGTGTGCTATATCCTAACTGCTTTTGGCTTTGAAGAAAAGCGATCGAAAGGAAGTCACCATACTTTCCGAAATGCTGATGGATTAAAAATTACAGTTTCTAAAAAAGGTGGTAAAAAGGTAAAAGGAGTATACGTCAAGCAAATTGTTGTGCTATTAAAACTGGAGGAATGGAGTGATGAATCAGAAGATGAAAGTCAAGCTTAA
- a CDS encoding type II toxin-antitoxin system HicB family antitoxin, whose amino-acid sequence MNQKMKVKLKSLEYYLSLKYPISFYPESEGYTAIIKDLPGCMSQGETLSEAMENIQEARELWIETAYECEDEIPLPTTEIEYSGNLSLQIPKSLHLSLAEKAEREGVSLDQYILVVLSKAG is encoded by the coding sequence ATGAATCAGAAGATGAAAGTCAAGCTTAAATCTCTAGAGTATTACTTGAGTCTTAAATATCCTATCAGTTTTTATCCAGAATCCGAAGGTTATACAGCTATAATCAAAGACCTTCCTGGCTGTATGTCTCAGGGTGAAACTTTATCGGAAGCGATGGAGAATATTCAGGAAGCTAGGGAATTATGGATAGAAACAGCTTATGAGTGTGAAGATGAGATTCCTTTACCTACAACGGAAATTGAGTATAGCGGAAATTTATCGTTGCAAATTCCTAAATCTCTACATTTGAGTTTAGCAGAAAAAGCGGAAAGGGAAGGAGTTAGTCTTGACCAGTACATTCTGGTTGTGTTAAGTAAAGCAGGTTAA